One region of Polaribacter pectinis genomic DNA includes:
- the trkA gene encoding Trk system potassium transporter TrkA produces the protein MKIIIAGAGDVGFHLAKLLSYESQDTYIIDFDGEKLNYINNHLDVITKKGDATSIKLLKEIGIDKADLLIAVTDSQNTNFTISVIGKSLGAKKTIARIDNPEFLENCEVDFTQFGLDFMISPQELAANEIKMLLNQSSFNDTVEFESGLFNVMGTALTYKSPLIDLTVKEAKEKFSSVDFITIAIKRENVSQTIIPRGDTVYQLDDQVYFSVPNYSMKGLYPIIGKKQFEIKNVIILGGSSVGEKTARKLCKENFNVKLIEKNREKAELLAEELSHTLVINGDGRDLELLEEENIRETDAFIAVTGNSETNIMSCLVAKSKGVKKTIALVENMDYIDISQTIGIQSLINKKLIAASNIFRHIRKGEILALANLHNIDAEVFEFEVRANAKVTQEPIKDLRFPREAVFGGIIRDGKALMSFGNMQIQAGDKVIVFCLPEAISTVESLFN, from the coding sequence ATGAAGATTATTATAGCTGGTGCTGGAGACGTTGGTTTTCACTTGGCTAAACTACTTTCTTACGAATCTCAAGATACGTATATAATAGATTTTGATGGTGAAAAGTTAAATTACATTAACAATCATTTAGATGTTATTACTAAAAAAGGTGATGCAACTTCTATAAAACTATTAAAAGAAATTGGAATTGATAAAGCAGATTTATTAATTGCTGTTACAGATAGCCAAAACACAAACTTTACAATTTCTGTAATTGGTAAGTCTTTAGGAGCCAAAAAAACCATTGCAAGAATAGACAACCCAGAGTTTTTAGAAAACTGTGAAGTAGATTTTACACAATTTGGTTTAGACTTTATGATTTCTCCGCAAGAATTAGCTGCCAACGAAATTAAAATGCTCCTAAATCAATCTTCTTTTAATGATACTGTAGAGTTTGAAAGTGGTCTTTTTAATGTTATGGGTACTGCATTAACCTACAAATCTCCATTAATAGATTTAACAGTTAAAGAAGCCAAAGAGAAATTTTCTAGTGTAGATTTTATTACCATTGCTATTAAAAGAGAAAATGTTTCTCAAACCATTATACCACGTGGAGACACTGTATACCAATTAGACGACCAAGTGTATTTTTCTGTACCAAACTACAGCATGAAAGGCTTGTACCCTATTATTGGTAAAAAACAGTTCGAGATTAAAAATGTAATAATTTTAGGAGGAAGTAGTGTTGGCGAAAAAACTGCAAGAAAACTTTGTAAGGAAAATTTTAATGTAAAGTTAATAGAGAAAAACAGAGAAAAGGCAGAGTTATTAGCAGAAGAATTAAGCCATACATTAGTTATTAATGGTGATGGTAGAGATTTAGAGTTGTTAGAAGAAGAAAACATTAGAGAAACAGATGCTTTTATTGCTGTTACTGGTAATTCTGAAACCAACATTATGTCTTGTTTAGTAGCAAAATCTAAAGGGGTTAAAAAAACAATTGCTTTGGTAGAAAATATGGATTATATAGATATTTCTCAAACCATAGGAATACAATCTCTAATTAATAAAAAACTAATTGCTGCTAGTAATATTTTTAGACATATTAGAAAAGGAGAAATACTTGCCTTGGCAAACCTACATAATATAGATGCAGAAGTTTTTGAGTTTGAAGTGCGAGCAAATGCCAAAGTAACCCAAGAACCAATTAAAGATTTACGTTTTCCTAGAGAAGCCGTTTTTGGTGGAATTATTAGAGATGGTAAAGCGTTAATGTCTTTTGGAAACATGCAAATACAAGCAGGAGATAAAGTAATTGTATTCTGTTTACCAGAAGCAATTAGTACTGTAGAAAGTCTTTTTAACTAA
- a CDS encoding TrkH family potassium uptake protein encodes MGSLNTKIIYRFLGITAALNGLFMFIAFPFSVFNDEEAKWGILNAGIITVFIGLLLYFFNKPDSTNIQKKEGYLIVTLGWLTLSITGMLPYLLSGAIPSVTDAFFETISGYSTTGSSILTDIEAMPKGILFWRSATHWIGGMGIIVLTIAILPLLGIGGMQLFMAEAPGPSADKLHPRITDTAKRLYLIYVTLTFAQFFLLKIAGMTWFDAINHAMATVSTGGFSTKADSVAFYNGQPLIQYIIIAFMFIAGTNFVLTYFALKGKVRKVFESEEFKYYFFGIVTVTAIISVIIIFFQDPNLETILAHPEVLGKTESAFRHALFMVTSVVTTTGFVTADFTMWNFFATGIFFALFFTGGSAGSTSGGVKVVRHIVMLKNSFLEFKKALHPNAIIPVRYDGKTVSQTIVFNILSFFIIYMLIFIIASVILTLFGLDFMSALGAAASSLGNIGPAIGSVSPIDNFSHLSIAAKWFCSFLMLIGRLELFTVLILFTPFFWRKN; translated from the coding sequence ATGGGTTCTTTAAACACAAAAATAATTTATCGCTTTTTAGGAATTACAGCCGCCTTAAACGGTTTGTTTATGTTTATAGCATTTCCTTTTAGTGTGTTTAATGATGAAGAGGCAAAATGGGGGATTTTAAATGCAGGAATCATTACTGTTTTTATAGGCCTACTCCTCTACTTCTTTAACAAACCAGACAGCACCAATATTCAAAAAAAAGAAGGATACTTAATTGTAACATTAGGTTGGTTAACACTTTCCATTACAGGAATGTTACCTTATTTATTATCTGGTGCAATACCTAGTGTAACAGATGCTTTTTTTGAAACCATTTCTGGATATTCTACCACAGGTTCTTCTATTTTAACAGATATAGAAGCAATGCCCAAAGGAATTCTTTTTTGGAGAAGTGCCACACATTGGATTGGCGGAATGGGAATTATTGTACTTACCATAGCAATTCTTCCGCTTTTAGGAATTGGAGGTATGCAACTGTTTATGGCAGAAGCTCCTGGCCCATCTGCAGACAAATTACACCCAAGAATTACCGATACTGCAAAACGCCTATATTTAATATATGTAACATTAACTTTTGCACAATTTTTTCTTTTAAAAATTGCTGGTATGACTTGGTTCGACGCCATAAACCATGCCATGGCAACCGTTAGTACTGGTGGTTTTTCTACCAAAGCAGACAGTGTTGCTTTTTATAATGGGCAACCATTAATACAATACATAATTATTGCTTTTATGTTTATTGCAGGTACCAACTTTGTATTGACCTATTTTGCTTTAAAAGGAAAAGTTAGAAAAGTTTTTGAAAGTGAAGAGTTTAAATACTATTTCTTTGGTATTGTAACCGTAACTGCCATTATTTCTGTAATTATTATCTTTTTTCAAGACCCCAATTTAGAAACAATTTTGGCGCATCCAGAAGTTTTAGGTAAAACAGAAAGTGCCTTTAGACATGCCTTATTTATGGTAACTTCTGTAGTTACAACAACAGGTTTTGTTACTGCAGACTTTACCATGTGGAATTTCTTTGCAACGGGTATTTTCTTTGCCCTATTTTTTACAGGTGGTTCTGCAGGTTCTACAAGTGGTGGTGTAAAAGTAGTGAGACATATTGTAATGCTTAAAAACAGTTTTTTAGAATTTAAAAAAGCCTTACACCCCAATGCAATTATACCTGTAAGATATGATGGTAAAACCGTAAGTCAAACCATTGTTTTTAATATTCTTTCGTTCTTTATTATTTACATGCTAATTTTTATCATTGCCTCTGTAATACTTACCTTGTTTGGGTTAGACTTTATGTCAGCATTAGGCGCAGCTGCCTCATCTTTGGGTAATATTGGCCCAGCAATTGGTAGTGTTAGTCCTATAGATAATTTTTCTCATTTATCTATTGCAGCAAAATGGTTCTGCTCATTTTTAATGTTAATAGGGCGTTTAGAACTCTTTACAGTACTTATTTTATTTACGCCTTTCTTTTGGCGCAAGAACTAG